GGGCGATTTTGTTGAAACCTGCAGTCGTAATTTTCAATGCAATGGCCATTGAGATAAGCTACATGAAAGACTCATTGGTTAAGGCACAGATACTTTTGTACAAgatctctgccttcattttgtgTATTAACAGCCTTTGCACATTTGTTTCTGTGAGCTGGAACCATGTTGTCGACCTTTATGGCCAAACCACACTTGATTTTCCACCCAGCTTTCCTGTAAAGAAAGAGGATCTTAAAATGAAACACTATACTGCTGCATTTCCAATAGGGGTCCTGATAGCTACCATGTCACTCTTTGGTGtgattattttcctctttgagaTGAGCTCTTTGGACTCACAGAGTAAAGTGGAGGCCCAGTGTGCTTCCAGACTGATCAATCAAAAGGCATGAGACGAGGGCTCTGGCATCTGCCAGAAGATTTCTTAAAGAATGTGTCTGTATGCACACATTACTAATGTACTCATCAACTTATTCCAAATAAAACATcaactttgtttctctgtgtgtatgtctcaaGCTTGAATCTCCCTCTACTTGTCAGATGTGTTCCTTTCTTTAAAGGTTTCCACATCTGAAAGTCTGCCAACCACAATCATATGTTCAGATACTGCCAACGGTCTATGGCAGGCAAAAGCACTGGTGAGACATAAATAGCACGAATCAAAAGGACTGGCACTAGGGGGAGGGGTTTGCAGTTAAACTGAGAAAGGACACCAAATCTCATCACGGTTGCAGGTTGGAGACATTTAAGTCCTGGTATGTTGTGAGTGAGAAGCAGAACTTCTTAACCTTGCTACTGCTAAATGTTTTGTGTGATTTCTTTAGGCAGGAAGGCCAAGCTGCTCACTGAAGATGCTGAGTGCCTGTAGCATCCTCTCACTAGCATCTAGTAGCCAGCGTCTTTCCCCCTGCTTGTAAACATCTCAAATATCCAGACATGGTACTCTAGGTGTGCCAAATTGATCACTATGGGGAACCACATAGCTGCATATGGACGCGATCCAGGTGGGTAGACGCTCCTGGATGGACTGTGAGAAACAGTGTCGAGGCCAGAAATGCTGCTCTAGTTCCCCCAAGTCCCATAATGGGAAGCAAGTAAAATATCTTTCACGAAAACAATGAAGTATCTTCTCCAATAAAAGTGGAGATACAGGCTATAGAGCTCATAACTTGGAATTTAGAAGTCTGTATTTCCCAAGAGAGCTTCCTGAATCATTGTGTCCCATCTGGGGGTACCTGGATAGCAACGATTTCTCTGGTGGATGGTTCAGCCCCTGGGGGAAGTGATTGGACATATTCAACAGCTGCATTTTCACTTTTGGTCCTCTCCCCTTATCCCTATAGGATAAGCCCCTGagatgagaagaggaggaaacacTAGTTATTATACCTAAGAAGAAAGAGGAGTTATCTGTCCATATAAAGTAACTCAGGTATCCGGGCAGACCAGGCAAGCACTGATACAAGCTGTTGCTGCTGTTTAAAGTGGagttcctgagaggctctgttagtgcctgacaaatacagaagtggatgctcacagtcatcccttagacagagcacagggtccccaatgaaggagctagagaaagtacccaaagaactgaaggggtttgcagtcctataggaggatcaacaatatgaactaactagtaacctgagagctccctgggactaaaacaccaatcaaagaaaacacaaggagggacttgtgactctagctgtatatgtagcagaggatggcctagtcggatgTCAATGGGAGGAATGGCCCTTGTTACTGTGATAGTTCTATGttccagcataggggaatgcctgggccaggaagcaggagtgggtgggttggggagctggggaatgggggagaggatagaggattttcagagggaaaaccaggaaaggggataacatttgaaatgtaaataaagaaaatatctaattaaaaataaaaataaagaaaaataaagtggagtTTAATGCTAGTGACATGGGCTTTATAAACAGAGAAGACATTGTGGGAAGAGAGCAGAGTGGTTCCCATCACTAATGAGTGCTGGGGAAGTTGAGCTCCAGTGTGTACTGTCTCATATCTTAGGTCATGTTTACCTGAGCAGTGTTGGTgtagtttttttaaaactattttattgggTTGTTCCAAAATGTCTTCTCCTTTCTAACTCTTATTCTACCTTAATCCTTTCCAAACTCCCAACAACatgcaggagaggaagaaagttagagggggaaagggagcaCAGATCTCTTTAGACTAGTTTTGGCTAATTAGAATTCTCAGGTTACTTAGTGCAAGTCCAATCTTCACAGGCAGGATATCTCCAACTTCTTCTCATCTCTTCACTCACCAacacttaacaaaataaaatagcaatcAGGAGCAGCACGGGAGAACAACAGCcaacttcttttccttctgagtgcctctgtccctctctgagcTCTGCCATTCCCTCTCCAaggtccccagaattaaactatatGTACTGGCAAAATAtgacatccccccacccccagagcatgAGACAATCATAGTTAATGGCAgtggacaaactgaagcagccccatatcccacatctgtgattaaaaaaaaaacatgcatataGCATTACTGGAACAGGACAATGCAAAATGCTGAGAGTAATATGCCTCCATTATTGATACTTTGCTATTAATCCTTTGATTAGAGGATGGGGTTAGTTGTGCACACAGTGCTTGAGAGCTGAACATGCCTACATGCTACAGCAAACAGGTAACCCAAAGTAATGGAGACAAGGTAAATGACAATGAAGACATGCTACTCTTGTCCTTCCTTTAGTCACCTTGTGGCCTTCAGTGATGAATCGGTCCTATAAAACATAGCTGTAACCTCAAAGGTTAGAGACAACACTTTATGGAGAGAAACATCACAGACTGTGGTGGTTACAATAGGTAtgtctgaagtggaaatttctggtttctctggaaACTTAGttatgtcatatgatgttttCTGGGCAgacaggtgaaaagatgtttggctgaagcagacacatgaaagaatgttgaaacagacatgggaaagaatgctttgctgaagcagacatagttgagaggatgttctgctgaagcagacatagttgaaaggatgttttgctaaagcagacacatgagaggacatgtgatgtttagaaagactATGACCCTACAGACAGTGGGAGGAGGCTCTGCTATTAGTTTGCCTTGCTCTCCATTGTTAGTCTTTGCTGTCAGTGTTCTTGTATTGGTTTGTCTTACATCGCATTTCTGATTTTCACTTGTCATGACTTCGTGGAGAGTAACTTACCAAAGAACTTGTGATATTCCAGTGGCTTTTTGCCACTTACACAGAATCAGGACAAGTGGATGAGGCTCATGGTTTCTTCTGTATGaaactgctgttgctgattccTTTTGATGTTTTTTTAGAGGACTGGCCTGgtaacaatgaagattggaatatccccaaagaactatttctaagcaggtccacaaCCCCtatttcctattaacctttcttttacaCTGACTCCAgtgggtagtgggctagaaggggggtTGAAGTGTTTAAAAACCTTTATTGACATAGGTTCTGAAAAATCAAAGTCTACATATgatccccatagattcatgtgtttgaatgcttaccCCATagagaatgacactattaggaggtgtggccttcttggagtggatgtggctttgttgaaggaactgtgtcactgtggaggtggtctttgaggtcttatatataAGCTCAATCTACACCCAGTATGGAAGAGAGTCATCTTGTTGACcaggatgtaaaactctcagctctttccccagcaccatatctgcctgcaggcagctgtgcttcctgccttgatgataatggacaggaTCTGTGACATTGTAAACCAgtcccatttaaatgttttcttttataagatttgccttggtcatggtgtctcttcataccaataaaacccttactaagacaggaCCATAGCTTTGGAACATGGATTCAGGTTACCTCAGTCATCATCTCTCTACATTCAAACAGTTTcctgaacttttctttttatttattttttaaaatttatttacatttcaagtgctatcctttTACCCAGtaccccctcccagaaaccccctatcccattcccctccccctgcttctatgaggatgttcttccacccacccacccactcccacctccctgccctcaattttcctacactggagcatcgatcaagccttcataggaccaaggacctctcctcccattgatgcctgacaaggtcatcctctgctacatatgcagctggagctatgtgtacttcttggttggtggcttagtccctgggatctgtgggggtctggttagttcatattgttgttcattctattgggttgcaaaccccttcagctccttcagtccttcctctaactcctcca
This window of the Mus pahari chromosome X, PAHARI_EIJ_v1.1, whole genome shotgun sequence genome carries:
- the LOC110314279 gene encoding uncharacterized protein LOC110314279, translated to MDFITCKMQRFAVSNECIYRLSGITCSLIAMLFEIILARSRCWRLWEFDDKIVQFVIFGLWEVYYPQVFNVSGSTIQVLVHSPINSTWTISPEFYYAQTLVIWAILLKPAVVIFNAMAIEISYMKDSLVKAQILLYKISAFILCINSLCTFVSVSWNHVVDLYGQTTLDFPPSFPVKKEDLKMKHYTAAFPIGVLIATMSLFGVIIFLFEMSSLDSQSKVEAQCASRLINQKA